In the Streptomyces sp. cg36 genome, one interval contains:
- a CDS encoding lysophospholipid acyltransferase family protein, translating to MLYYVLKYAVLGPLLRLLFRPRIEGLEHVPEEGAAIVAGNHLSFSDHFLMPVMLKRRITFLAKQEYFTGPGLKGRLTAAFFRAVGQIPVDRSGQEAGRAAIREGLGVLSRGELLGIYPEGTRSHDGRLYKGKVGVAVMALRAGVPVIPCAMVGTFEIQPPGQVVPKIKRVTIRFGEPLDFSRYAGMESEKAVLRAATDELMYKILELSGQEYVDRYAADVKAEEAGRFPRILG from the coding sequence TTGCTGTACTACGTGCTGAAGTACGCCGTCCTGGGGCCGCTGCTGCGGCTGCTCTTCCGGCCCCGCATCGAGGGGCTCGAACACGTCCCGGAGGAAGGCGCGGCGATCGTCGCGGGGAACCACCTGTCGTTCTCCGACCACTTCCTGATGCCGGTGATGCTGAAGCGCCGGATCACCTTCCTCGCCAAGCAGGAGTACTTCACCGGCCCCGGCCTCAAGGGCCGGCTGACCGCCGCCTTCTTCCGCGCGGTCGGGCAGATCCCGGTGGACCGCTCCGGCCAGGAGGCCGGGCGGGCGGCGATCCGCGAGGGGCTGGGCGTGCTGAGCCGCGGCGAACTGCTCGGCATCTACCCGGAGGGCACCCGCTCGCACGACGGCAGGCTCTACAAGGGCAAGGTCGGGGTCGCCGTGATGGCGCTGCGGGCCGGGGTGCCCGTCATTCCGTGCGCGATGGTCGGCACCTTCGAGATCCAGCCGCCCGGCCAGGTCGTACCGAAGATCAAGCGGGTCACCATCCGGTTCGGCGAGCCGCTGGACTTCTCGCGCTACGCCGGGATGGAGAGCGAGAAGGCCGTGCTGCGGGCCGCCACCGACGAGCTGATGTACAAGATCCTGGAGCTGTCCGGACAGGAGTACGTCGACCGGTACGCGGCCGATGTGAAGGCCGAGGAGGCCGGAAGGTTCCCCAGGATCCTCGGCTGA
- a CDS encoding cytochrome c oxidase assembly protein, translating to MDHSGHGMNMDLPPFTLERGLAWSMDPFFLIGCVAALGLYGWAVLRLRRRGDGWPVSRMVFWTLGVLSIALVMCTKLNDYGMVMFSVHMVQHMVISMLSPILLLLGAPVTLTLRALPVAGRGRKGPRELLLALLHSRYLKVITHPAFTIPMFIASLYALYFTPLFDFLMGSKTGHIAMMVHFLAVGLIFFWPIMGVDPGPHRPGYIMRMLELFAGMPFHAFFGIALMMATQPMISTYKNPPSSLGIDALADQEAAGGIAWAFSEIPSVVVLIALVFQWYATEKREAKRQDRAADRDGDKELAAYNAYLASLNARGQ from the coding sequence ATGGATCACAGCGGGCACGGCATGAACATGGATCTGCCGCCGTTCACGCTGGAGCGCGGTCTCGCATGGTCCATGGACCCGTTCTTCCTGATCGGCTGTGTCGCGGCGCTCGGCCTGTACGGCTGGGCGGTGCTGCGGCTGCGCAGGCGCGGCGACGGCTGGCCGGTGAGCCGGATGGTCTTCTGGACGCTGGGCGTGCTGAGCATCGCGCTGGTGATGTGCACCAAGCTCAACGACTACGGCATGGTCATGTTTAGCGTGCACATGGTCCAGCACATGGTCATCAGCATGCTCTCGCCGATCCTGCTGCTGCTCGGCGCGCCGGTGACGCTGACGCTGCGCGCGCTGCCGGTGGCCGGGCGCGGGCGCAAGGGCCCGCGCGAACTGCTGCTGGCGCTGCTGCACAGCCGCTATCTGAAGGTGATCACGCATCCCGCGTTCACCATCCCGATGTTCATCGCGAGCCTGTACGCGCTCTACTTCACCCCGCTCTTCGACTTCCTGATGGGCTCGAAGACCGGCCACATCGCGATGATGGTGCACTTCCTGGCGGTCGGTCTGATCTTCTTCTGGCCGATCATGGGCGTCGACCCGGGCCCGCACCGCCCCGGCTACATCATGCGGATGCTGGAGCTCTTCGCCGGCATGCCGTTCCACGCCTTCTTCGGCATCGCGCTGATGATGGCGACCCAGCCGATGATCAGCACGTACAAGAACCCGCCCTCCTCGCTCGGCATCGACGCGCTCGCCGACCAGGAGGCGGCCGGCGGCATCGCCTGGGCGTTCAGCGAGATCCCCTCGGTGGTGGTCCTGATCGCCCTGGTCTTCCAGTGGTACGCGACCGAGAAGCGCGAGGCCAAGCGCCAGGACCGGGCCGCCGACCGCGACGGCGACAAGGAGCTCGCCGCCTACAACGCCTATCTGGCCTCGCTCAACGCACGCGGGCAGTAA
- a CDS encoding 6-phosphofructokinase: MRIGVLTSGGDCPGLNAVIRSVVHRAVVDHGDEVIGFHDGWKGLLEADYRKLDLDAVGGILALGGTILGSSRVQPAHLRDGVERAKGHVAELGLDAIIPIGGEGTLKAAHLLSEAGLPIVGVPKTIDNDIASTDVTFGFDTAVGVATEALDRLKTTAESHQRVLIVEVMGRHTGWIALHSGMAAGAHAIVVPERPFDIDELTELVGRRFSAGKKFAIVVVAEGAKPREGSMRFDEGGTDIYGHERFAGVASQLSVELERRLGKEARAVILGHVQRGGTPTAYDRVLATRFGWHAVEAVHRGEFGMLTALRGTDITMVPLGEATATLKTVPAERYAEAECVL; the protein is encoded by the coding sequence ATGCGAATTGGTGTGCTCACCTCCGGCGGCGACTGCCCCGGCCTGAACGCCGTCATCCGTTCCGTCGTGCACCGCGCGGTGGTCGACCACGGCGACGAGGTCATCGGCTTCCACGACGGCTGGAAGGGTCTCCTGGAGGCCGACTACCGCAAGCTGGACCTGGACGCGGTGGGCGGCATCCTCGCCCTCGGCGGCACGATCCTCGGCTCCTCCCGCGTCCAGCCCGCGCATCTGCGCGACGGCGTCGAGCGCGCCAAGGGCCATGTGGCCGAGCTGGGTCTGGACGCGATCATCCCGATCGGCGGCGAGGGCACCCTGAAGGCCGCCCATCTGCTCTCCGAGGCGGGGCTGCCCATCGTCGGCGTGCCCAAGACCATCGACAACGACATCGCCTCCACCGACGTCACCTTCGGCTTCGACACCGCCGTGGGCGTGGCCACCGAGGCGCTGGACCGCCTCAAGACGACCGCCGAGTCGCACCAGCGCGTGCTGATCGTCGAGGTCATGGGCCGCCACACGGGCTGGATCGCCCTGCACTCGGGCATGGCCGCCGGCGCCCACGCGATCGTCGTGCCGGAGCGCCCCTTCGACATCGACGAGCTGACCGAGCTGGTCGGCCGCCGGTTCTCGGCGGGCAAGAAGTTCGCGATCGTGGTGGTCGCCGAGGGCGCCAAGCCGCGCGAGGGCTCGATGCGCTTCGACGAGGGCGGCACCGACATCTACGGCCACGAGCGCTTCGCGGGCGTGGCCAGCCAGCTCTCCGTGGAGCTGGAGCGGCGCCTGGGCAAGGAGGCCCGCGCGGTCATCCTCGGCCACGTCCAGCGCGGCGGCACCCCGACCGCCTACGACCGCGTGCTCGCCACCCGGTTCGGCTGGCACGCGGTGGAGGCGGTGCACCGGGGCGAGTTCGGGATGCTGACCGCGCTGCGCGGCACCGACATCACCATGGTGCCGCTGGGCGAGGCCACCGCGACGCTGAAGACCGTCCCGGCCGAGCGGTACGCCGAAGCGGAGTGCGTGCTCTAG
- a CDS encoding type 1 glutamine amidotransferase, whose translation MSDNSLRLVWVYPDLLSTYGDQGNALVVERRARQRGLDVARVDVRSDQPVPSSGDIYLIGGGEDRPQRLAAERLRRDGGLQRAASNGAIIFSVCAGYQILGHEFINDLGEREPGLGLLDVVSTRGEGERCVGDVLGDVDERLGLPQLTGFENHQGITHLGPTARPFARVRLGRGNGTGDGTEGAYNETVFGTYMHGPVLARNPQIADLLLKLALDVNALPPTDDRWYEALRAERIASATQPA comes from the coding sequence ATGAGCGACAACAGCCTGCGTCTCGTGTGGGTCTACCCCGACCTGCTGAGCACCTACGGCGACCAGGGCAACGCGCTGGTCGTGGAGCGCCGGGCCCGTCAGCGCGGCCTGGACGTGGCGCGCGTGGACGTGCGCAGCGACCAGCCGGTGCCGTCGTCCGGCGACATCTATCTGATCGGCGGCGGCGAGGACCGGCCGCAGCGGCTGGCCGCCGAGCGGCTGCGCCGTGACGGCGGGCTCCAGCGCGCCGCGTCCAACGGCGCGATCATCTTCTCGGTCTGCGCCGGGTACCAGATCCTGGGCCACGAGTTCATCAACGACCTCGGTGAGCGCGAGCCGGGCCTCGGCCTGCTCGACGTCGTCTCGACCCGGGGCGAGGGCGAGCGGTGCGTCGGCGACGTGCTGGGCGACGTCGACGAGCGCCTCGGCCTTCCGCAGTTGACCGGTTTCGAGAACCACCAGGGCATCACGCACCTCGGTCCGACGGCCCGTCCGTTCGCCCGGGTGCGCCTGGGCCGGGGCAACGGCACCGGGGACGGCACCGAGGGCGCGTACAACGAGACGGTCTTCGGCACGTACATGCACGGCCCCGTGCTGGCGCGGAACCCGCAGATCGCGGACCTGCTGCTGAAGCTGGCCCTCGATGTGAACGCGCTGCCGCCGACCGACGACCGCTGGTACGAGGCGCTGCGCGCCGAGCGGATCGCCTCCGCCACCCAGCCCGCCTGA
- a CDS encoding MurT ligase domain-containing protein, giving the protein MAGNAEPLSPRAKLAVTAGKAAAAVSRAAGRGSGSVIGGRVALKLDPDLLGRLANHLDVVLVSATNGKTTTTRLIAEALRASGPVVSNALGANMPAGITSALAGGSESRFGVIEVDEKYLAGVARDVTPKAIALLNLSRDQLDRAAETRMLAEKWREGLQGTKAVVIANADDPLVVWAASSSPNVVWVAAGQEWKDDAWSCPACGGVMQRPGDDWFCGECGFRRPQASWVLSGDYVLDPHGSAWPIHLQLPGRANKANAATSAAVAAVFGVPPQVALERMYQVQAVAGRYDVVSFQGRELRLLLAKNPAGWLETFSLIDPPPTPVILSVNARGADGTDTSWLWDVDYTRLAGHPIFVIGDRKLDLAVRLEVADLDFRVCESLSECVQLAPPGQIELIANYTAFQDVRRTVGN; this is encoded by the coding sequence ATGGCAGGCAACGCGGAGCCGCTGTCACCGCGGGCCAAGCTCGCCGTGACGGCGGGCAAGGCCGCTGCGGCGGTGTCGCGCGCGGCGGGGCGGGGCAGTGGATCGGTGATCGGCGGCCGGGTGGCGCTCAAGCTGGACCCCGATCTGCTCGGGCGACTGGCGAACCACCTGGACGTGGTCCTGGTCTCGGCGACGAACGGCAAGACGACGACGACCCGGCTCATCGCCGAGGCGCTGCGGGCCAGCGGCCCGGTGGTGTCCAACGCGCTGGGCGCCAACATGCCCGCGGGCATCACCTCGGCGCTGGCGGGCGGCTCGGAATCCCGCTTCGGCGTGATCGAGGTGGACGAGAAGTACCTCGCGGGCGTGGCCCGGGACGTGACCCCGAAGGCGATCGCGCTGCTCAACCTGAGCCGCGACCAGCTGGACCGGGCCGCCGAGACCCGGATGCTCGCCGAGAAGTGGCGCGAGGGGCTCCAGGGCACCAAGGCCGTGGTGATCGCCAACGCCGACGACCCGCTGGTCGTCTGGGCGGCGTCCTCCTCCCCCAACGTGGTGTGGGTGGCGGCCGGTCAGGAGTGGAAGGACGACGCCTGGTCGTGCCCCGCCTGCGGCGGTGTGATGCAGCGGCCCGGCGACGACTGGTTCTGCGGCGAGTGCGGTTTCCGCCGCCCGCAGGCGAGCTGGGTGCTCAGCGGCGACTACGTGCTGGACCCGCACGGCTCGGCCTGGCCGATCCACCTCCAGCTGCCCGGCCGCGCCAACAAGGCCAACGCCGCCACCTCCGCCGCGGTCGCCGCGGTCTTCGGGGTGCCGCCGCAGGTCGCGCTGGAGCGGATGTACCAGGTGCAGGCGGTCGCGGGACGCTATGACGTCGTCTCGTTCCAGGGCCGTGAGCTGCGGCTGCTGCTGGCGAAGAACCCGGCGGGCTGGCTCGAAACGTTTTCCCTGATCGACCCGCCGCCGACGCCGGTGATCCTCTCCGTCAACGCCCGGGGCGCCGACGGCACGGACACCTCGTGGCTGTGGGACGTCGACTACACCCGGCTGGCCGGTCACCCGATCTTCGTGATCGGCGACCGCAAGCTGGACCTGGCGGTCCGCCTGGAGGTCGCCGACCTGGACTTCCGGGTCTGCGAGAGCCTCTCGGAGTGCGTCCAGCTCGCGCCCCCCGGCCAGATCGAGCTGATCGCCAACTACACCGCCTTCCAGGACGTGCGCCGCACGGTCGGCAACTGA
- the def gene encoding peptide deformylase, with protein MRHRPIPGSSGTVREMSLLGDQVLHAPCEPVSDFGRSLERLVEDLFATMYAAQGVGLAANQIGVGLRVFVYDCPDDDEVRHLGHVVNPRLVSADGVVVRGPEGCLSLPGIEAGTPRHDEAVVEGVTVTGDPVRICGTGFFARCLQHEMDHLDGVVYADRLTGWRRGRALREIRRAPWGPERYSPVPPAAT; from the coding sequence ATGCGCCACCGCCCGATTCCCGGCAGTTCCGGCACCGTACGAGAGATGTCTCTCCTCGGTGACCAGGTCCTGCACGCCCCCTGTGAGCCCGTCAGCGACTTCGGCCGGTCCCTGGAGAGGCTGGTCGAGGACCTTTTCGCGACGATGTACGCCGCCCAGGGCGTCGGTCTGGCGGCCAACCAGATCGGGGTCGGGCTGCGGGTGTTCGTCTACGACTGCCCCGACGACGACGAGGTCCGCCACCTCGGGCACGTGGTCAACCCGCGCCTGGTGTCGGCCGACGGCGTCGTGGTGCGCGGCCCCGAGGGCTGTCTGTCGCTGCCGGGCATCGAGGCGGGCACCCCGCGCCACGACGAGGCGGTGGTGGAGGGGGTGACGGTGACCGGCGACCCGGTCCGGATCTGCGGCACCGGCTTCTTCGCCCGCTGCCTCCAGCACGAGATGGACCACCTGGACGGGGTGGTGTACGCGGACCGTTTGACGGGGTGGCGGCGGGGGAGGGCACTGCGGGAGATCCGGCGCGCGCCCTGGGGGCCCGAGCGGTATTCCCCCGTCCCGCCCGCGGCGACCTAG
- a CDS encoding TetR family transcriptional regulator: METTHQAEQQRTSAESRRRELLEAADRVVLRDGPKASMNAIAAEAGITKPILYRHFGDKGGLYRALAQRHTDGLLSALRAALDAPAGRRERVEATLDTYLAAIEARPQVYRFLMHPAEESGGGEHPGFDVGRHSAPLLRRMGEELGVVIAERIDLGPGSEALARVWGHGIVGMMHAAGDWWLGERPCSRAELVRGLADLLWGRLAAAADRVGGPGF, encoded by the coding sequence ATGGAGACCACACACCAGGCCGAACAGCAGCGGACGTCGGCCGAGAGCCGTCGGCGCGAACTGCTGGAGGCGGCGGACCGGGTGGTGCTCCGGGACGGCCCCAAGGCGTCGATGAACGCGATCGCGGCCGAGGCCGGCATCACCAAGCCGATCCTCTACCGGCACTTCGGCGACAAGGGCGGCCTCTACCGCGCCCTCGCCCAGCGGCACACCGACGGTCTGCTGTCGGCGCTGCGGGCCGCGCTCGACGCCCCGGCGGGCCGGCGCGAGCGCGTCGAGGCGACCCTGGACACCTATCTCGCCGCGATCGAGGCGCGCCCGCAGGTCTACCGCTTCCTGATGCACCCGGCCGAGGAGTCCGGCGGCGGCGAGCACCCCGGCTTCGACGTCGGCCGCCACTCCGCCCCGCTGCTGCGGCGGATGGGCGAGGAGCTCGGCGTGGTGATCGCCGAGCGCATCGACCTGGGCCCGGGCAGCGAGGCGTTGGCGCGGGTGTGGGGCCACGGGATCGTCGGCATGATGCACGCGGCCGGCGACTGGTGGCTGGGCGAACGCCCCTGCTCGCGCGCCGAGTTGGTACGGGGCCTCGCGGACCTGCTGTGGGGCCGCCTGGCCGCGGCGGCGGACCGGGTGGGAGGGCCGGGCTTCTAG
- a CDS encoding acyl-CoA dehydrogenase family protein: protein MAEFTMELNDDQKQVKDWLHGFAKDVIRPAAAEWDEREETPWPVIQEAAKVGIYSLDFYAQQFFDPSGLGIPVAMEELFWGDAGIALSIVGTGLAAVGVLANGTEEQIGTWIPQMYGDVDDVKVAAFCSSEPDAGSDVASMRTRAVYDRATDEWVLNGTKTWATNGGIANVHVVVAVVDAELGSKGHASFIVPPNTPGLSQGQKFKKHGIRASHTAEVVLEDVRVPGHCLLGGKEKLDERLARAREKARAGGGERVKNAAMATFEASRPAVGAMAVGTARAAYDYALEYAKEREQFGRPIIDNQGVAFQLADMRTQIDAARLLVWRASWMATTGKKFESAEGSMSKLFASETAKKVTAQAIQILGGNGYTREYPVERMHRDAAIYTIFEGTSEIQRLVIARTLSGLPIR from the coding sequence ATGGCCGAGTTCACGATGGAACTCAACGATGACCAGAAGCAGGTCAAGGACTGGTTGCACGGGTTCGCCAAGGACGTGATCCGCCCCGCCGCCGCCGAGTGGGACGAGCGCGAGGAGACCCCCTGGCCGGTGATCCAGGAAGCCGCCAAGGTCGGAATCTACTCCTTGGACTTCTACGCCCAACAGTTCTTCGACCCGAGCGGTCTCGGCATCCCGGTCGCCATGGAGGAGCTGTTCTGGGGCGACGCGGGCATCGCCCTGTCGATCGTCGGTACGGGCCTGGCCGCCGTCGGCGTCCTCGCCAACGGCACCGAGGAGCAGATCGGCACCTGGATACCGCAGATGTACGGCGACGTGGACGACGTGAAGGTCGCCGCCTTCTGCTCCTCCGAGCCGGACGCGGGCTCCGACGTCGCCTCCATGCGCACCCGTGCCGTCTACGACCGGGCCACGGACGAGTGGGTGCTCAACGGCACCAAGACCTGGGCCACCAACGGCGGCATCGCCAACGTGCACGTCGTCGTGGCCGTCGTCGACGCCGAGCTCGGCTCCAAGGGCCACGCCTCGTTCATCGTGCCGCCGAACACCCCCGGCCTCTCCCAGGGCCAGAAGTTCAAGAAGCACGGCATCCGCGCCTCGCACACCGCCGAGGTCGTCCTGGAGGACGTGCGCGTCCCCGGCCACTGCCTGCTCGGCGGCAAGGAGAAGCTCGACGAGCGCCTCGCCCGGGCCCGCGAGAAGGCGCGGGCGGGCGGCGGCGAGCGCGTGAAGAACGCGGCGATGGCCACCTTCGAGGCGTCCCGCCCGGCGGTCGGCGCCATGGCGGTCGGCACCGCGCGCGCCGCCTACGACTACGCCCTCGAATACGCCAAGGAGCGGGAGCAGTTCGGGCGCCCGATCATCGACAACCAGGGCGTCGCGTTCCAGCTCGCGGACATGCGCACCCAGATCGACGCGGCCCGGCTGCTGGTGTGGCGGGCCTCCTGGATGGCGACCACGGGCAAGAAGTTCGAGTCCGCCGAGGGCTCCATGTCCAAGCTCTTCGCCAGCGAGACCGCCAAGAAGGTCACCGCCCAGGCCATCCAGATCCTCGGCGGCAACGGCTACACCCGGGAGTACCCGGTGGAGCGCATGCACCGGGACGCCGCCATCTACACGATCTTCGAAGGCACCAGCGAGATCCAGCGACTCGTGATCGCCCGCACCCTGTCGGGCCTGCCGATCCGCTAA
- a CDS encoding glutathione peroxidase translates to MSLYDIPLRTLSGEAASLADYKGKAVLVVNVASQCGLTPQYAGLERLQAQYGERGFTVLGVPCNQFGGQEPGTAEEIGTFCSATYGVTFPLLEKTDVNGAGQHPLYARLTEVADAEGAAGDVQWNFEKFLISPAGEVVARIRPRTEPEAPEVIAAIEAQLAV, encoded by the coding sequence ATGAGCCTGTACGACATCCCGCTGCGCACCCTGTCCGGCGAGGCCGCCTCGCTGGCCGACTACAAGGGCAAGGCGGTGCTGGTCGTGAACGTGGCGTCCCAGTGCGGCCTCACCCCGCAGTACGCCGGTCTGGAGCGGCTCCAGGCGCAGTACGGCGAGCGCGGCTTCACCGTGCTCGGCGTGCCCTGCAACCAGTTCGGCGGCCAGGAGCCGGGCACCGCCGAGGAGATCGGCACGTTCTGCTCGGCCACGTACGGAGTGACGTTCCCGCTGCTGGAGAAGACCGACGTCAACGGCGCCGGGCAGCACCCGCTGTACGCCCGGCTGACCGAGGTCGCCGACGCGGAGGGCGCGGCCGGCGACGTCCAGTGGAACTTCGAGAAGTTCCTGATCTCCCCGGCCGGCGAGGTGGTCGCCCGGATCCGTCCGCGCACCGAGCCGGAGGCCCCGGAGGTCATCGCCGCGATCGAGGCGCAGCTGGCCGTCTGA
- a CDS encoding acyl-CoA thioesterase — translation MTNPAERLVDLLDLEQIEVNIFRGRSPEESLQRVFGGQVAGQALVAAGRTTDGERPVHSLHAYFLRPGHPGVPIVYQVERVRDGRSFTTRRVTAVQDGRTIFNLTASFHLPEPGGIEHQLPPRLDFPAPESLPTVAEEIREHLGALPEALERMARRQPFDIRYVDRLRWTAREVKDADPRSAVWMRAVGPLGDDPLVHTCALTYASDMTLLDAVRIPVEPLWGPRGFDLASLDHAMWFHRPFRADEWFLYDQESPIATGGRGLARGRIYDRAGRLLVSVVQEGLFRPLPPRG, via the coding sequence ATGACGAACCCCGCCGAGAGACTCGTCGATCTGCTCGACCTGGAGCAGATCGAGGTGAACATCTTCCGCGGTCGCAGCCCCGAGGAGTCCCTCCAGCGGGTCTTCGGCGGGCAGGTGGCGGGCCAGGCGCTGGTGGCGGCCGGGCGCACCACCGACGGCGAGCGCCCGGTGCACTCGCTGCACGCCTACTTCCTGCGCCCGGGCCACCCCGGCGTCCCGATCGTCTACCAGGTCGAGCGGGTCCGGGACGGCCGCTCCTTCACCACCCGCCGGGTCACCGCGGTCCAGGACGGCCGCACGATCTTCAATCTGACGGCGTCCTTCCACCTCCCCGAGCCGGGCGGCATCGAGCACCAGCTGCCGCCGAGGCTGGACTTCCCCGCGCCGGAGTCGCTGCCGACGGTCGCGGAGGAGATCCGCGAGCACCTGGGCGCGCTGCCGGAGGCGCTGGAGCGGATGGCGCGCCGCCAGCCGTTCGACATCCGCTATGTGGACCGGCTGCGCTGGACCGCCCGGGAGGTCAAGGACGCGGACCCGCGCAGCGCGGTGTGGATGCGCGCGGTCGGCCCGCTGGGCGACGACCCGCTGGTGCACACCTGCGCGCTCACCTACGCGTCCGACATGACGCTGCTGGACGCCGTCCGCATCCCGGTCGAGCCCCTGTGGGGCCCGCGCGGCTTCGACCTGGCCTCGCTGGACCACGCGATGTGGTTCCACCGGCCGTTCCGGGCCGACGAGTGGTTCCTGTACGACCAGGAGTCGCCCATCGCGACCGGCGGCCGGGGCCTGGCCCGGGGCCGCATCTACGACCGTGCGGGCCGGCTGCTGGTGTCGGTGGTGCAGGAGGGCCTGTTCCGCCCGCTGCCGCCGCGCGGCTGA